Proteins from a genomic interval of Leptotrichia massiliensis:
- a CDS encoding MFS transporter, with product MDKEHSIENTKKYAILEVMFFNGYSVGMQSFVLLSLAIYFNMSSFFISIVSSLPTAGYLLQIFTKRVNLLLGSRKRTMVIAATVSRMVICVMPFAVFFDIRRQEVYFAVMFIYALVSPFSNNVWTAVMTKIIDKRERGKYFGKRNLFSSLSTVVYTLFYGYVLSIPDRKNAMLILTTAMSLSAIGSAVFMCLHYVPDSESDMKKVSIKTAFKNKNFVVYLKFASVWLFTWEFLKPMTEYYRIKVLGVNTMFISQMGVLTAILSSILYLVYGKLSDKYGNKTMLRMGIFFTTYYVLTYFSMTQDNKMSMLFAAAVIDAIGFTAITLSLLNLMMEVSGEPADAYVGAYAMVSGLSAILAGLFGGILGKFINNGVIYIFGEQFYTIRFAFVIGFILRLFSLLELTRVYSFEKTFVYPGGSSRIKSMFSKIMFSGSRYVIHSNKGKNEDSDEQNVDKEKNVDDKLDETKEYN from the coding sequence CGATACTGGAGGTTATGTTCTTTAATGGGTATTCAGTAGGGATGCAGAGTTTTGTGCTTTTGAGCTTGGCGATTTATTTTAATATGAGTTCTTTTTTTATATCAATTGTATCATCATTGCCAACAGCAGGATATTTGCTGCAGATATTTACTAAGCGGGTAAATCTTCTGCTTGGGAGTAGGAAAAGGACGATGGTAATAGCGGCGACTGTTTCAAGGATGGTTATTTGTGTTATGCCTTTTGCTGTTTTTTTTGATATAAGAAGGCAGGAAGTCTATTTTGCGGTAATGTTTATTTATGCTCTTGTTTCGCCTTTTTCAAATAATGTCTGGACAGCTGTGATGACAAAGATTATTGATAAAAGGGAAAGAGGAAAATATTTTGGGAAACGTAATTTGTTTTCGTCGTTGTCTACTGTGGTTTATACTTTGTTTTATGGATATGTTTTGTCAATACCAGATAGGAAAAATGCAATGCTCATCTTGACAACGGCAATGTCGCTTTCGGCAATAGGTTCAGCAGTATTTATGTGTCTTCATTATGTGCCTGATTCAGAAAGTGATATGAAAAAAGTGAGCATAAAGACGGCGTTTAAAAATAAAAATTTTGTTGTTTATTTAAAATTTGCTTCTGTGTGGCTATTTACGTGGGAATTTCTAAAGCCAATGACAGAATATTATAGAATAAAAGTGCTTGGAGTAAATACAATGTTCATTTCCCAAATGGGAGTTCTAACAGCGATATTATCAAGCATACTTTATCTAGTTTATGGAAAATTGTCTGATAAATACGGAAACAAGACAATGTTAAGAATGGGAATATTTTTTACAACATATTACGTACTTACCTACTTTTCAATGACTCAGGATAATAAAATGTCAATGCTTTTTGCAGCCGCAGTAATTGATGCGATAGGATTTACAGCGATAACATTAAGTTTGCTGAATCTTATGATGGAAGTTTCAGGCGAGCCTGCTGATGCGTATGTGGGAGCTTATGCTATGGTTTCAGGGCTTTCAGCAATATTAGCCGGATTATTTGGTGGAATACTGGGAAAATTTATAAATAACGGAGTAATTTATATTTTCGGGGAACAATTTTACACAATAAGGTTTGCCTTTGTTATAGGATTTATTTTGAGATTATTTTCATTGCTGGAATTAACGAGAGTTTATTCATTTGAAAAAACATTTGTGTATCCTGGCGGAAGCAGTAGAATAAAAAGCATGTTTTCCAAAATAATGTTTTCAGGCTCAAGATATGTTATTCATTCTAATAAAGGAAAAAATGAGGATTCTGATGAACAAAATGTAGATAAGGAAAAGAATGTTGATGATAAATTGGATGAAACTAAGGAATATAATTGA